The following are encoded in a window of Haloarcula halophila genomic DNA:
- the radA gene encoding DNA repair and recombination protein RadA: MSASEDLEDLPGVGPATAEKLKDNGFDSYQGIAVASPGELSNTADIGESSAADIINAAREAADIGGFETGSTVLERREQIGKLSWGVDEVDDLLGGGVETQSITEVYGEFGAGKSQVTHQLAVNVQLPAEHGGLEGSAIFIDSEDTFRPERIEQMVDGLDDAVIEDTMVFHGIAEEGEADATDEALFDALVDSVLEKIHVAKAFNSNHQILLAEKAQEIASETQEDEFPVRLLAVDSLTAHFRAEYVGRGELAERQQKLNKHLHDLMRVGDLNNTAVVVTNQVASNPDSFFGDPTQPIGGNILGHTSTFRMYLRKSKGNKRIVKLVDAPNLPDGEGVMRVEEGGLMNE; this comes from the coding sequence ATGTCCGCAAGTGAGGACCTCGAAGACCTGCCCGGCGTCGGCCCGGCGACAGCAGAGAAACTCAAAGACAACGGCTTCGACTCCTACCAGGGGATCGCCGTCGCCTCCCCCGGCGAACTGTCGAACACGGCCGACATCGGCGAGTCGTCGGCCGCCGACATCATCAACGCGGCCCGCGAGGCCGCCGATATCGGCGGGTTCGAGACCGGCTCGACGGTGCTGGAACGGCGCGAACAGATCGGCAAGCTCTCGTGGGGCGTCGACGAGGTCGACGACCTGCTTGGTGGCGGCGTCGAGACCCAGTCGATCACCGAAGTGTACGGCGAGTTCGGGGCCGGCAAGTCCCAGGTGACCCACCAGCTGGCCGTCAACGTCCAGCTCCCGGCCGAACACGGCGGGTTGGAGGGCAGCGCCATCTTCATCGACTCCGAGGATACGTTCCGCCCCGAACGGATCGAACAGATGGTCGACGGCCTGGACGACGCGGTCATCGAGGACACGATGGTCTTCCACGGCATCGCCGAGGAAGGCGAGGCCGACGCCACGGACGAGGCGCTGTTCGACGCGCTCGTCGACTCCGTCCTCGAGAAGATCCACGTCGCGAAGGCGTTCAACTCCAACCACCAGATCCTGCTGGCCGAGAAGGCCCAGGAGATCGCCAGCGAGACCCAGGAAGACGAGTTCCCGGTGCGCCTGCTCGCCGTCGACTCTCTGACGGCCCACTTCCGAGCGGAGTACGTCGGCCGCGGGGAACTCGCCGAACGCCAGCAGAAACTCAACAAACACCTCCACGACCTGATGCGCGTCGGTGACCTCAACAACACCGCCGTCGTCGTCACCAACCAGGTCGCCTCCAACCCCGACTCGTTCTTCGGTGACCCGACCCAGCCCATCGGCGGGAACATCCTGGGTCACACGTCGACGTTCCGGATGTACCTCCGGAAGTCCAAGGGGAACAAACGCATCGTCAAACTGGTCGACGCGCCGAACCTCCCGGACGGCGAGGGCGTCATGCGCGTCGAGGAAGGCGGCCTGATGAACGAGTAA
- the pspAB gene encoding PspA-associated protein PspAB, whose translation MGLLDGLKSVLGVKAEADATREADPDDLFGMSTAYITMEADLGYEATGDAALCFGDVDSTDFRDAKQEVREILDAGARETGTEVEFTADDHGYQWVVLHDDDFEDLVTSIHFAADTLIERRYGSRLLAALFGFESDRNFDPVYWVYSFRRGAYYPFAPDPDRDHERDTTAEFKLESNLDGELTVEADKEYWYPLWPDRVGNHPWE comes from the coding sequence ATGGGACTGCTCGACGGACTCAAAAGCGTCCTCGGCGTGAAAGCCGAGGCCGACGCCACCCGCGAGGCCGATCCCGACGACCTGTTCGGGATGTCGACGGCCTACATCACGATGGAGGCGGACCTGGGCTACGAGGCGACCGGGGACGCCGCGCTCTGTTTCGGTGACGTCGACAGCACGGACTTCCGGGACGCCAAACAGGAGGTCCGGGAGATCTTAGACGCCGGTGCCCGGGAGACCGGCACCGAGGTCGAGTTCACGGCGGACGACCACGGCTACCAGTGGGTCGTCCTCCACGACGACGACTTCGAGGATCTGGTCACCTCGATCCACTTCGCCGCGGACACGCTCATCGAGCGCCGCTACGGATCGCGGCTGCTCGCGGCGCTGTTCGGCTTCGAGAGCGACCGGAACTTCGACCCGGTCTACTGGGTGTACTCGTTCCGCCGCGGGGCCTACTACCCGTTCGCCCCGGACCCGGACCGTGACCACGAACGGGATACCACCGCGGAGTTCAAACTGGAGAGCAACCTCGACGGGGAACTCACCGTCGAGGCCGACAAGGAGTACTGGTATCCGCTGTGGCCCGACCGAGTCGGGAACCACCCGTGGGAGTGA
- a CDS encoding class I SAM-dependent methyltransferase — protein MSDEQGRTDSAGEGADALAVVVAKPRSQTVIEQLRAEGVYDADRSVREWEADSVAIPVTDPPQSVTYREVVRQVGEPRVRTLADHLRERGWTDAECEQAPSSWAVIGSVVLVDIGDSPRPAEVGEALLALHGEADTVLARHGIDGDHREPDVEVIAGTGDTETIHTEHGTRYSMDLAEVMFSHGNKAERARMGEVVSEGQASGDAASDTDEHVLDMFAGIGYFTLPMARAGATVTAVERNPTAFRFLVENTMLNDVSERVHPYRADCREVVSGFATEQRVDRVVMGYYEAWEYLDSALTALAPGGVLHMHEATPEALVFDRPIERLESAAAEAGRSVEVLDTRRVKGYSEGVAHVVVDARID, from the coding sequence ATGAGTGACGAGCAGGGCAGGACCGACAGCGCGGGCGAAGGGGCCGACGCACTGGCCGTCGTCGTCGCGAAGCCCCGGAGCCAGACAGTCATCGAGCAGTTGCGGGCGGAGGGCGTCTACGACGCCGACCGGAGCGTCCGGGAGTGGGAAGCCGACAGCGTCGCGATCCCGGTGACCGACCCGCCACAGTCGGTCACGTACCGCGAGGTGGTCCGGCAGGTCGGGGAGCCACGTGTACGGACGCTGGCCGACCACCTCCGGGAGCGGGGCTGGACCGACGCCGAGTGCGAACAGGCCCCGTCGTCGTGGGCGGTCATCGGCAGCGTCGTCCTCGTCGACATCGGCGACAGTCCCCGACCGGCGGAGGTCGGCGAGGCACTCCTGGCCCTCCACGGCGAGGCCGACACCGTCCTGGCCCGCCACGGCATCGACGGCGACCACCGCGAACCCGACGTGGAAGTCATCGCGGGCACGGGCGACACCGAGACGATCCACACTGAACACGGCACGCGGTATTCGATGGACCTCGCGGAAGTGATGTTCTCGCACGGAAACAAAGCCGAGCGCGCCCGGATGGGCGAGGTCGTCAGCGAGGGGCAGGCCAGCGGTGACGCCGCGAGCGACACCGACGAGCACGTGTTGGATATGTTCGCCGGCATCGGCTACTTCACGCTGCCGATGGCCCGGGCGGGGGCGACGGTGACGGCGGTCGAACGGAACCCGACCGCCTTCCGCTTTCTCGTCGAGAACACGATGCTCAACGACGTGAGCGAGCGGGTCCATCCCTACCGGGCGGACTGTCGGGAGGTCGTCTCCGGGTTCGCCACCGAACAGCGTGTCGACCGCGTCGTGATGGGCTACTACGAGGCCTGGGAGTATCTGGACAGCGCGCTGACGGCACTCGCACCCGGCGGTGTCCTCCACATGCACGAGGCGACGCCGGAGGCGCTTGTCTTCGACCGGCCCATCGAGCGCCTGGAATCGGCGGCCGCCGAGGCCGGCCGATCAGTCGAGGTGCTTGACACCCGCCGCGTGAAAGGCTACAGCGAGGGCGTCGCCCACGTCGTCGTGGACGCACGCATCGACTGA
- a CDS encoding histidine kinase N-terminal 7TM domain-containing protein, with the protein MILTSVVHVGLLALSVVTTTGLAGYAWRHRYEHGATAFLGLMIGFSVSSATHLIGLLTTDLGWRLFWEYLQWTGTAVVPVFWFLFALTYTGYDEVIDRRTVAVLAAVPAVTIVLTWTNHWHGLMWAENALVVVDGLAILEQTFGPWFWVYTVSMYALTVAGGVLLVRLVWVSNHLYADQAILVVLGVAAPIVAGGLSVLSVTPIRNPPLDMTPYSFVVTGAAFGYALFRHRLFDLVPATRQLGRSAVIQHLEDGVVIVDTERQVLYLNPTAAELFDCTPSAVLGRPVRSLVDDAAIDFEAEDALAEVELDDGVYEVRTSPIRDRHGRLTGHTLVVHDITARTRRERRLERLDELNTAVRGVHRALVDADGDDDITRAVCRRLVDTGLYRAACAADLATWNGDADRWTVAGTDGKPPTLPDAIPTETDGGGTIAAADPDGQRDAWTVVPLVYGSTVYGALALQSSRANGAITDRERDVLSELGELIGYALDAAENRRLLSADSVVELTFHSEDTDGTLLQAARQTACRIELDGLVPNVTAGHLAYLRTDGDPDAVAAALADLGAARTRTVSADDGLLEVTLPEGTLVAALVDDGAHVLEVTVEEAATEAVVEVATDTDIRDLVDRLTSAFPATRLDAKRRRDSPTVPEAGLSGEAVADLTDRQREVLETAYRAGYFDWPRESTAEEVADTLDITAPTVHAHLRKAERTLFADLFARKPERRE; encoded by the coding sequence ATGATACTCACGTCCGTCGTCCACGTCGGCTTGCTCGCGCTCTCGGTGGTGACGACGACCGGCCTGGCGGGCTACGCGTGGCGACACCGGTACGAGCACGGCGCGACGGCGTTTCTCGGGTTGATGATCGGGTTCTCCGTCTCCTCCGCTACGCACCTGATCGGACTCCTGACGACTGACCTCGGGTGGCGGCTGTTCTGGGAGTACCTCCAGTGGACCGGGACCGCGGTGGTCCCGGTGTTCTGGTTCCTGTTCGCACTGACCTACACCGGCTACGACGAGGTGATCGACCGACGGACCGTCGCCGTCCTCGCGGCCGTCCCGGCGGTGACGATCGTCCTGACGTGGACGAACCACTGGCACGGGCTCATGTGGGCCGAGAACGCCCTGGTCGTCGTCGACGGGCTGGCGATACTCGAACAGACCTTCGGGCCGTGGTTCTGGGTCTACACGGTTTCGATGTACGCTCTCACCGTCGCCGGCGGGGTCCTGCTGGTGCGGCTCGTGTGGGTCTCCAACCATCTCTACGCCGATCAGGCGATCCTGGTTGTCCTGGGGGTGGCCGCGCCGATCGTCGCCGGCGGCCTCTCCGTGCTGTCGGTAACGCCGATCCGGAACCCGCCGCTGGACATGACGCCGTATTCGTTCGTCGTCACCGGGGCGGCTTTCGGCTACGCGCTGTTTCGTCACCGGCTGTTCGACCTGGTGCCGGCGACCCGCCAACTCGGGCGGAGTGCGGTCATCCAGCACCTCGAGGACGGTGTCGTCATCGTCGACACGGAGCGGCAGGTGCTGTATCTCAACCCGACCGCCGCGGAGCTGTTCGACTGTACGCCGTCGGCGGTCCTCGGCCGCCCGGTCCGCTCGCTCGTCGACGACGCGGCCATCGACTTCGAGGCTGAGGACGCGCTGGCGGAGGTCGAACTCGATGACGGCGTCTACGAGGTACGGACCTCGCCGATCCGGGACCGACACGGTCGGCTGACCGGCCACACACTCGTCGTCCACGACATCACCGCCCGGACGCGCCGCGAGCGACGGCTCGAACGGCTGGACGAGCTCAATACCGCGGTCCGGGGAGTCCACCGGGCGCTGGTCGACGCTGACGGGGACGACGACATCACGCGGGCAGTCTGCCGACGGCTCGTCGACACGGGGCTCTACCGGGCGGCGTGTGCCGCGGATCTCGCGACCTGGAACGGCGACGCCGACCGCTGGACCGTCGCCGGCACGGACGGGAAGCCACCGACACTTCCCGATGCTATTCCGACCGAGACCGACGGCGGGGGAACGATTGCGGCCGCCGACCCGGACGGCCAGCGGGACGCCTGGACGGTCGTCCCACTGGTCTACGGCTCGACCGTCTACGGGGCGCTTGCCCTCCAGTCCTCGCGTGCTAACGGGGCGATTACCGACCGGGAACGGGACGTGCTGTCGGAACTGGGGGAACTCATCGGGTACGCCCTCGACGCCGCCGAGAACCGTCGCCTGCTGAGCGCCGACTCGGTCGTCGAACTGACCTTCCACAGCGAGGACACCGACGGGACGTTGCTCCAGGCTGCTCGGCAGACGGCGTGTCGGATCGAACTCGACGGACTGGTCCCGAACGTCACTGCGGGCCATCTGGCCTATCTCCGCACCGACGGCGACCCCGACGCGGTCGCGGCGGCGCTCGCTGATCTCGGTGCCGCCCGGACCCGGACGGTCAGTGCCGACGACGGACTGCTCGAAGTCACGCTTCCCGAGGGGACACTCGTCGCCGCCCTCGTCGACGACGGTGCACACGTTCTGGAGGTCACAGTCGAGGAGGCGGCGACCGAGGCCGTCGTCGAGGTCGCGACCGACACCGACATCCGGGACCTCGTGGATCGACTCACGTCGGCGTTCCCGGCGACACGGCTGGACGCGAAACGGCGGCGTGACAGTCCGACCGTCCCCGAGGCCGGCCTCTCCGGCGAGGCTGTGGCGGATCTCACTGACCGTCAGCGGGAGGTACTGGAGACCGCCTACCGCGCCGGCTACTTCGACTGGCCCCGGGAGTCGACGGCCGAGGAAGTCGCCGACACGCTGGATATCACTGCGCCGACGGTACACGCCCACCTCCGGAAGGCCGAACGGACGCTGTTTGCCGACCTCTTCGCTCGGAAGCCAGAGCGTCGGGAGTGA
- the htpX gene encoding zinc metalloprotease HtpX has product MQWKTDWGLRGRMVLTMFLLFVLYIVFIGLLSLYFTRLSSIVLVMALFMGAQFFFSDKLALYSMGAREVDPDEYPELHRAVERLSQQADLPKPKVAVADSRVPNAFATGRSQKSAAVCVTTGIMNTLDQEELEGVIAHELAHVKNRDVMVMTIASFLSTIAFLIVRWGWLFAGGRDRGGQQAAPVIVAILASLVVWVISFLLIRALSRYREYAADRGAAVITGKPSALATALMKIDSGMEKVPKDDLRSEAEMNAFFIIPIRSGWLGRLFSTHPSTEKRIDRLRDLERELEGR; this is encoded by the coding sequence ATGCAGTGGAAAACGGACTGGGGACTCCGGGGACGGATGGTCCTGACGATGTTCTTGCTGTTCGTGCTGTACATCGTCTTCATCGGGCTCCTCAGTCTCTACTTCACGCGGCTCTCCTCGATCGTCCTCGTCATGGCGCTGTTCATGGGCGCACAGTTCTTCTTCAGCGACAAACTGGCGCTGTACTCGATGGGTGCCCGCGAGGTCGACCCCGACGAGTACCCCGAACTCCACCGGGCGGTCGAACGCCTCTCCCAGCAGGCCGACCTCCCGAAACCGAAAGTCGCCGTCGCCGACTCGCGGGTCCCCAACGCCTTCGCTACGGGCCGTTCACAGAAGAGCGCGGCCGTCTGCGTGACGACGGGGATCATGAACACGCTCGATCAGGAGGAACTGGAGGGAGTCATCGCCCACGAACTCGCTCACGTCAAGAACCGCGACGTGATGGTGATGACCATCGCCTCGTTCCTCTCGACGATCGCCTTCCTCATCGTCCGCTGGGGCTGGCTGTTCGCCGGCGGCCGTGACCGGGGCGGCCAGCAGGCCGCGCCGGTGATCGTCGCGATTCTGGCCTCGCTCGTGGTCTGGGTGATCTCGTTCCTGCTCATCCGGGCGCTCTCCCGGTACCGGGAGTACGCCGCCGACCGCGGGGCTGCGGTCATCACGGGCAAGCCCTCGGCGCTGGCGACCGCGCTCATGAAGATCGACAGCGGCATGGAAAAAGTCCCCAAGGACGACCTCCGCAGTGAGGCCGAGATGAACGCCTTCTTCATCATCCCGATCCGGAGTGGCTGGCTGGGACGACTGTTCAGTACCCACCCCTCGACCGAGAAGCGGATCGACCGCCTGCGCGACCTCGAACGGGAACTGGAAGGGCGCTAG
- a CDS encoding PAS domain-containing sensor histidine kinase: protein MSDDLGTADRLAAAVFDEIPDQLAVLDADGTILATNRSWREFGLDNGLEVGGDMVGVDYLDVCRRSDDETATAAVEGIEAVVDGGMTEFSFEYPCHSPDKQLWFRMRVTAFTFDEEERVLISHTDITDRHLAEQEVSDRNDTLELVAGILSHDLQNPLSVALARSEMVEDDAHAPVIERSLERMKDIIDDALLIARKSDLDTLEPVDLETCGWAAWSHVTTDAGTLQVESDATIMADASLLTQLLENLFRNALDHAGPDVTVTLSHHEDGFAVSDDGPGVPPDEREQILEDGFTTDKQGGGTGLGLTIVQQVAEAHGWELQVGQSPDGGATFSLTGVARVPATET from the coding sequence GTGAGCGACGACCTGGGAACAGCTGATCGGCTTGCAGCGGCAGTGTTCGACGAGATACCCGATCAGCTTGCGGTCCTGGACGCCGACGGAACGATCCTGGCGACGAACCGATCCTGGCGAGAGTTCGGGCTCGACAACGGACTCGAAGTGGGTGGTGACATGGTCGGGGTCGACTACCTCGACGTCTGCCGGCGCTCCGACGACGAGACGGCGACCGCCGCCGTCGAGGGGATCGAGGCGGTCGTCGACGGCGGGATGACGGAGTTCTCCTTCGAGTATCCCTGTCACTCCCCGGACAAACAACTGTGGTTCAGGATGCGTGTGACGGCCTTTACCTTCGACGAGGAGGAACGCGTCCTCATCAGTCACACTGATATCACCGACCGTCACCTGGCTGAACAGGAGGTCAGCGACCGCAACGACACGCTGGAGCTGGTCGCGGGTATCCTCAGCCACGACCTCCAGAACCCGCTGTCGGTAGCGCTCGCCCGTTCCGAGATGGTCGAGGACGACGCGCACGCGCCGGTGATCGAGCGCTCGCTCGAACGGATGAAAGACATCATCGACGACGCGCTCCTGATTGCCCGCAAGAGCGACCTCGACACGCTCGAACCCGTCGACCTCGAAACCTGTGGCTGGGCCGCCTGGTCCCACGTCACGACCGATGCCGGGACGCTCCAGGTCGAATCGGATGCGACGATCATGGCCGACGCGTCACTGCTGACGCAACTCCTGGAGAACCTCTTCCGGAACGCGCTCGACCACGCCGGCCCGGACGTGACCGTTACGCTTAGCCACCACGAGGACGGCTTCGCCGTGAGCGACGACGGACCCGGCGTGCCACCCGACGAGCGCGAGCAGATCCTCGAAGACGGGTTCACCACGGACAAACAGGGCGGTGGCACCGGACTGGGGCTCACGATCGTCCAACAGGTCGCGGAGGCCCATGGCTGGGAACTCCAGGTCGGTCAGAGCCCCGATGGGGGTGCGACGTTCTCCCTCACTGGCGTGGCGCGCGTCCCGGCGACAGAGACGTGA
- a CDS encoding 60S ribosomal export protein NMD3, whose protein sequence is MSRSGEFCPRCGDEIPERAGERPSAADQRDPDSVLCDACYFEEFDLVDAPDRIEVRVCSRCGAVHKGNRWVDVGAEDYTDVAVDQVSEALGVHIDAQSVAWQVAPEQVDKNTIRMHAEFSGVIRETPVTEEVVVPVKISRQTCERCGKIAGGSFASVVQVRGDGRNPTDEELERAETIAEEYIAAREDTGDRNAFITETSTVDEGLNMKISTTQMGHGIAKRITAQLGGSYTDSKRLISEDEDGQRLYRVTYAVRLPRYRQGEVIDPEDGDGPVLVRSVQGNLKGVRLATGAAYEASFEDGEAPDATRLGFREDGEETTLVAVEDAHAVQVLDPETFESVTVPRPEYLDTDADTVTVLKSRSGLHVLPERDDDE, encoded by the coding sequence ATGAGTCGGTCGGGAGAGTTCTGTCCGCGCTGTGGCGACGAGATCCCGGAGCGGGCCGGTGAGCGGCCGAGCGCGGCCGACCAGCGCGATCCGGATAGCGTGCTGTGTGACGCCTGTTACTTCGAGGAGTTCGATCTCGTGGACGCGCCCGACCGCATCGAGGTGCGGGTCTGCTCGCGGTGTGGCGCGGTCCACAAGGGGAACCGCTGGGTCGACGTGGGTGCCGAGGACTACACCGACGTGGCCGTCGATCAGGTCAGCGAGGCGCTGGGCGTCCACATCGACGCCCAGTCGGTCGCCTGGCAGGTCGCCCCCGAACAGGTCGACAAGAACACGATCCGGATGCACGCGGAGTTCTCCGGTGTCATACGGGAGACACCGGTCACCGAGGAGGTGGTGGTCCCCGTCAAGATCTCCCGGCAGACCTGCGAGCGCTGCGGGAAGATCGCCGGCGGCTCCTTCGCCAGCGTCGTCCAGGTTCGAGGGGACGGCCGGAACCCGACCGACGAGGAACTCGAACGGGCCGAGACCATCGCCGAGGAGTACATCGCGGCCCGCGAGGACACCGGCGACCGCAACGCCTTCATCACGGAGACCAGCACCGTCGACGAGGGGCTGAACATGAAGATCTCGACGACGCAGATGGGTCACGGCATCGCCAAGCGCATCACCGCGCAACTGGGCGGGTCGTACACGGACTCGAAACGGCTCATCAGCGAGGACGAGGACGGCCAGCGCCTCTACCGGGTGACCTACGCCGTCCGCCTCCCCCGCTATCGCCAGGGGGAGGTCATCGACCCCGAGGACGGCGACGGCCCCGTCCTGGTGCGGTCGGTCCAGGGGAACCTCAAGGGCGTCCGCCTGGCGACCGGCGCGGCGTACGAGGCCAGTTTCGAGGACGGTGAAGCCCCCGACGCGACGCGGCTGGGCTTCCGCGAGGACGGTGAGGAGACGACCCTGGTCGCCGTCGAGGACGCCCACGCCGTCCAGGTGCTCGATCCGGAGACCTTCGAGAGTGTGACCGTCCCTCGACCGGAGTATCTCGATACCGACGCCGACACCGTCACCGTCCTCAAGAGCCGATCGGGGCTACACGTACTGCCCGAACGGGACGACGATGAGTGA